The Brienomyrus brachyistius isolate T26 chromosome 7, BBRACH_0.4, whole genome shotgun sequence DNA segment GTCTGCCTTGTGGTTGTCTTCCACCGGAATGCACTTGTACGTGTAGACGCCCTCGAAGTGGTTGGGGCAGCTGGAGGACACATTGAGTAGCGCAGAAATGCCCATGCCATCCAGCATGTCCTTCTTGGAGGCATGATACGCGCTGCCCAGGAACAAGAAGGGAAGAATCTCCACTGGCCCTCCCTGGGAGAGGTAAAGACAGCAGGGTAACTATGGAGATACAACAGAGGCCTGCAGCTGGATccgcaaatatatatatttacttgtGCGCTGTGAAAAAACATTAATGTATATAAACACCAATGGTGTGAATCGATGCGGCTGGCTCCACTATTGTATCATCAAGTTAATGGGGAGCTATCCACGCAAATACAATACTGGTTTTTCCTCCCAGACCATGCGCCACATTAGAAGATGTCGTTGTAGAAAAACCTACTACAATGCGACACTATACAAGCGCACCGCAACGGAAATGCACTTTAGAAAGCTGGACAAATATAAATGGAGCCTTAAGTGAGAGTATCGATCTGAGCCTCGTTGTATTACGGGTTATCTTGCGCTCTTCCGGCCGGAAATCCGTGACGTTAAGAAAGCTTCGATTTGTACTGAGAGGAAGGTTGGCGATGCAAGAattctgctgccccccccccccccggaaagacAAAAGCGGAGTCTTTGGTGTTACACAACCCAACCATGCGGGAAATACGGGGCCTGCGAGCGGCCTGACACCGCTAAGCGTAAGGGGCTTACCTGGTCGTGGTGGGGGGTCccacaggagctgcagctgggctctccGTCGGACTGGAATGAGGAGCTGGACAAAATTTTGGTTTTCAGGCAAAATTCGGGATACTCCGAGAAAAATCTGTCGTAGCCCCCTGCGGGAAAAAAATCGTTGACACCGTTTATTATGAATTTTAATAATAcgtatataataaatatatttttaataaggATGAATAACGATTACCCGTAGGCCATATTATTTCTGGCTGATATCAAGCTTTGCGAATCAATCAGGAACATTATATTTCAATCAATTCTGCTTGTGAAGCCCGCAATGTTTTTTTTCGTAACAATAACCATCCGATTATAtgataattatatattatttataacgAGATATGAATAACATGTATatattatgaatgttttatggctTTTTGAAATAACAGAAATTAATTtattaacaattaaaaaaaaatagcaaaacaattttaaaaacaaaatactgcATGGTGCATACGTATACTAAGTATCCTTTATTTTCACACTTTCATTTTAGACAAAACGAATCTCCCTCCGTTTTTAATGAACTGTGAATTTCACCAACTGAATCATAACATTTTGTAAAAACCGAACTCATATGCAAATGAACAttgaaatattttgttttgtacCAGATTCTCAATTCTTTAAGGCAAAGGCGATTGAATTTATAACGTACTGGTAGGCTATATTAGGCTACCATACATTTCAGGGGATGCGTGTCATTCAAATTTGGTACGATTTTATTATACACAAAGCTTTATGATAATAAAAAACCTTAAGGCGGTCTGAAAACGTTACTAATGTTGCACATTTTTTTAAGTGTATCAAGTGCGCCTTGTGATATACAGTGTTTTCCTTAAATTCTATGACTGTGACATAACAGTAGGAAATTTAGCAGGCCTGCTAAAAATATAGATTCTATAATAAATGTATGCATATATTATAGGCATTCAGTTTGTTATTTTTACTATTACTTCTCTAGCTCAATTCAGACTTCTTTGTACATCCATAAATTAATTCCGTGACGATCgctttattttacatttctcGTTGTCATTCCATGAACATTTCCTGAATCACCTACTGTGaattttcataataaaaatCCAAGACACATGCTTTAGCAAGACTATTAAATGATTGTTAAAATACTGAATGCACACAAAACGCGGTGGGTTACTGGAAGTGGGAGGCTAACGATGTCGCTTTTGGCCATCCGCATTACATCATTGTTGTGATGCGCAATCACGTTGACCATGTTTGGTCAAGAACtgcaaaaagaaaattaaaagtaCATTGCTATTTAAGCGTTTTCCGAAACGCTAAGGCACTTATTCTTTAGGAGGTAACGCCTGCCCTCGGCTCATAGCTAGACGTAGCCGCTCTCTTGTGAATGGACGGATTGAGATTTCATGCACCCCTCTTTTGTTAGTGTAACGTGGTAGATCGTGGTCACTTTCTTCAGACTAACGGACCGATGGCTCACCCCGATAATAAATACGGCTAACAATTCATCAACAGCGCAGAAGTACCAGTGTCATTTAAGTGGGTCAACCAGACGGTCacttattttttttacctttcaGTAGATATATTTCAGTCCCAAATGTATCCCTGTACAAGGCGTTAAGAACCAAAGTAACCGTGCTGCCGTCCTTCACGTTGTCCGCATCAGGCGTCCTCTCGTCGTACAGAATAACAGCGGAGTAGAGTCCGGACTGAAGCCGCATTTTGACCTCCTCGTCACCCGACAGGATCTGGTCCAGGGATACGGAGCCCTTCGCCCGTCTCCGCACGATAGTGTTACAGCGGATGTTCACAGCGCCTCGGATGTGTCCGGCGCTGAAAGCCAAGAAGGACCTACAGTCCAACAGCAGGCATTTCCCACTGTCCTCTTTCAGCAGCCTTTTCAGCACATTGCAGTCCATCTCACACAGTCCGCTCATCGTAACCATTTCTTCCCAAGCGTACACAATACTAATAAGACTTTTCAAACTGTACGAATATAGAGGATGAGAGACAGTCGACGATTATACATCCTACGCAGGTCCTTGTGTTGTTGTGCCGTGTTTATTCTCCTGAGAGGATTACTATCTCGGCCAGTGACTGCTCCTTCCTTTTTATGAATGGGCTTCGGCCGCCACTGCCATAAAAGGAGAGTGGCGTCACTGGGGCGGTGACGTCACGTCCTAGTACCATTCATTAACCCTTCTCCCTTTTCATTCATAAAAAGTCGACGATTCCTGAATGGTGACAGGAGCTAAAATCGCCGGCGCTACCGATTGTAAATAAGCGTGTGTCGGCTACGCCGCTTTGCCTTGAACATGTAGATGTGACGGCGTTGCGAGGCGGCGGCGTGTTCGTTTCCTGTCAAACAATGGTATCTTACTAATACGGtcaaggataaataaataaatttcttGTCTCCCAATGTTGCCTCCTTTTTTAAATGGGGGTAAGGTGTTTTATCCCCGGAATGGCGAAGAGCGCTGTCCAAGTGAGAGGCGGGGGACGGGGTAACTCGAACCGCGACGTCGGACACGGAAGATGCCGAAACCCCTTAATGAGCGGCCGGTCACGTCGGAGACCGGGACCCTCACCATCCCCGCCGTTGCCCCTcttttctttattcatcattcaCCGGCACCCGTTAAGTTTCGGAGCCAATAATACTATACACGCTGGCTGAAGCGGGCAGATACTCGCCAGTTCTCACTGATACGTAGTGCCAGTACCTCTGTTTTTCTCTTCAGAGTACCTGGAACGTGTCTTGCATATTGTCACCTCATATAATATCAAGACGTAATCATGGAGTCAACACTGGGGGTGGATTAAGGCCGTAATCATAATATATTGGGGAGTACATTGTGAGCACATCTAAATATTGTGGGggacatgtccccccccccaaatatatTATAATTACGGCCTTGCATGATATACATGTAGTGAGTAACAAGGTGAGTACTGGCACCTGTTTTTTCACTCGTAAAGCACTGTCTGTAGTTCTACATATTTGCAAGCTGCACTACATTATTTCTTACTGCCCCAAGTAGAGGCCGACCATaaaacagctttaaaatgaAGTCAGATGATCTCTATTGAGAAATGAACGAGGCtaggagggggaggggaggggagcggCAGTAACTGACAAAGCTACCAGGCTTCCTTCCGTAACATGCTGCCTTGATCTGAGCCTGTGTGTTACGGGTGATGAAAAACAATGACGGGGGTTGTGGGGTGCAGAGAAGGGTAGGAGtgctctcatccatccatccatccatccatccgtccatccatctatctatctatctctctgTTCGTTCATCCTGTCCTATCTGTCTTAATCTGGCGAGAAGCGCGGGTTCCCTGTGCAGTTTCCATCATTAGAGGTAGGCCCCAACCCAggtaaatattctgttaaaaaatgtaaaatattttgtttaagTAAACGCTCGGTTTCTCAACACAAACAGAACCTTTGGAAAATATTATGGGCATCCCGGGGGCCACAAAGGCACCTTCTTTTTGTGAACTGGATGGCATTGCTTAAGGTCATGGGACAGCTCGGGTTCCAGAAGGagccctgctgttgtacccttgaactCGCATTGGACCCGAAGCTGCTCCAGAAAAGCATCCAGCTGTCTGAACGTGCAAAACTCGCTTCAGATTAAAGTGTCAGTTAAACAGCCAAATGCTGTCCGCCCCTTGTTTCCTGCCCACTGGTTTAAAATGGGTTTGCCCTGCAGTGAATGTCACACCCCCCGGATCTCAAATGAGACCTCAGGTCATGGTCTCAGTTCACGTAGCCGCTGTTGTAAATGTTTAGTGGAATGAGTGCCCGCGACCTCTGTCGGGAGTGCCATGTTTGTGGGTGAAGTTTTTCCATTGCTCTGACATGCCGCCTGCAAGCGGCTCCTCAGCACCCCGGAGCGAGCAGCTTGTTTGGTGTTTTGCCAGAAACGCAGTTGTTCTTGTTGATGTTTTCACACCACCAGTGTCCGGGATTCTGGCCTCGTGTCAAAGACCATTAATTCCATGTGCTTTAGTTTCTGCTCCTTGGTGCGGCAGCGAGCAGTTAATGAAGAGAGTGATTctgacgacccccccccccccccccccccgccgttcAGCAGCCATCTGCAGCCCCGCTGAGGTTTCCGCCCTCCCTGTCGTGGTCCACTTTGCCTGGCGATGACCACTGTGGGATCCAGGTGCTGTCAGAGGGCTGTTCTGGTCCCATATGGGGCCCTGGTTCTAAAGCGAGACCCGATGGGGAGGTTGGCCACGCGCTGCATGGGGTGAGAGGTCACCACACTTCGATGTGTCCTTTCCGGCAGCGGGGGCGGCTCTAAATAGGTCAAAGCAAAGCCTGAGGAAGTTTAATACACAATTCATTCAGCAGCATGAACCTcagtgggagggggaggggctgccACGGCCCTCTCGTCTAATTGGATCTTCTCGAAGTTCTCGTGGCTCAACATGAACCCTTCTGATATTTGCGTAACTCGGATGATGTTGCCGGGCGGAAGCATGCGGGTGTGAAGTCACATAGGGTGGGTGTATGTAAAGTGAAGGGTGTGGCCCAAGGTGGGCGTGGCCAGATGTGAAGGAGGTGGATGGTTTCTAAGAAAAGGGAATGGTCTGAGCGTTGAATTTATCAAAGGATGCTGTCGTCAGCCTAAGAACTGATGTCCTCCACTGTCACCCGCTGTAACTTGTGGGAGGTCCGATTAGCTGCAAGCCGGAACCACTGTATAATGGTTGTGTGATTTATAACATAAAGGGGTGACTGATACAGATATATAAACATCATCAGCATTATGCGTATAGATCCACTGTGCAGTTCTTCTGTACATGCAGGTTGGGATGtgagtgtgcttgtgtgtgtgtctgtgtctctgggtGTGCGTGTTTTTgtgattattacattgtgggaaccagatAAAAACCTTTACCATGTACTGACATTTTTTTCAATGcccacaaggataacctcagttttataaatatcggtaactgcaatcaaaaatcAATAGGCAAAAAATGTTGCACTTTGTTGGATTACTTTTAGTgaaggttagggatgggtagggattaaggttgtcattgtcggGACTAGGGCAATGTCCATAGAAATGGGtgcagagtccccacaaagacaagaATAcatgggctgtgtgtgtgtgtaaatcatCTTCTGCTGGGGAATAATGAGTCTTTCAGTCACCGTGATTATCTGTGAGTATCTGGCTTGTGGACAATTTAGAGAGACATtctgcacccctcccccctcccgccccccccacagtgCCTTATGATAAACTGCCAGTGGTTCCTATCCTGGGCAGAGTATGAGTCACTTGCCTGTGTGTATCCGACACAGTCGCATTCAGAGTGATGTCCACCCCTTTCTTCTCTATCTGCGTAtcaacgtcccccccccccaatagcaGAGCCTGCACTGTACCGTTGCCCCCACCTCCTGTTCTAATTCTTTGGCTCCGTAAACCCATAATCCAACAGGACATGCGGTGCTCACTGCTGTGTTCAGCGCGCGTGTATGTGCGTGTATCTGCATCAGGATGTCGGACCTGCTGCCTCCCTCTGCCTGAGTccggaagtgtgtgtgtgggggggggcaccacctCTCCCCTTCCTTCAGACACACCTGGTTACACACTCCTGGAGGCTCCTTTCTCAGACACATATTTCGGTTCTGTGAATGGACAAGTGAGCGGTTGACCTGGCTGAGGCCGGGGGCCATTCTGGCCCGTAACCCGACGTGCAGGTTTCTCGCAGCTCAGCAGAAACCCTTCTGACATTTGCATAACTCAGATTATACTGCCAGGCAGAAGCATGCGGGTGTCAGACGGTCATCAACAGCTGCTCATCCCATAATTTCCTGCAGCGATGCCAGAATATTTGAGATAATAACGTGGCATGTCATAATCAGGCCAGCAGGGGGGTTTAAGTGTGAATTTCCCCTCCTACTATGAAAAACGTCGCGCTAGCTGGTCCAGACCAGAACGTCAGGCGAATGAAGCGAGAGTCCAAAGCGCTGAGTGACAGGGTGTCACACTGGGTTACTGTAGCTGCTTCCTGTATCTGCCCAGCCCCGCCACCTGACGAATGGTTCTGACAGCATGAAAAGTAACTTCCTCTGTGCCTGTATGTGGGGGTGGaatcggtgggggggggcaggtcggTTGACCCTTTCAAAATCCCACCTGACAGCAGGCAGCTCTTTGTGGGGggattgatttgtgtttgtaagTCAGGTGCAATCAGAAATGAGGCCGATGCAGAGAACGAGTTGCTGTGAGTAATGTCTTCTGTGTTAGTCATCCGCTTTCTgttcttttttttctatttagTCTACATGTCTccttggaagggggggggggggagggggggtgcagtatttttttctgcaaaGTGCTCTTTTGCATGCAATGCTCCATGCTCACTCTCATAACCACGACACTGTTTGCATGTTGTGCTACCAACACAGGCTTCTCTGTCAGCATTAGCGCCCCGTGTCACTGCGCTACGCTTCTGGCTCCCAGCACTCACACTAGCAAGCTGCTCCAAACCACTTAGCACACGGTGGGAGCAGCACACACATTTCCAGCTCTGAGGAGGGAGGGTGTGCAACTTCATTTTGGTCTGAGCTAACAGTGATATTTGTGCAGTACTGATGTAGTCATCTTGGGACCTAGTGGAGGATAATATCAGCCTGATGACGATTTCGGGGAGCAATAACAAGAAAGCAGGCTATTATACTAGGCAAGaggttttcccagaatgcaaagAATTGCCTTCTTAAGAAGTAAGTCCTACTGCTCACCTATTGGACATTCTGTATTTCAGGATGTAGGATCAGGATTATAGATACACGGATGCCTCACCTGTAGCCTTCTTAAAATATACGAATTCCCAGACAAGACGTGCATGACTTTCATCTCTGTGTGTTTgcgtgagggtgtgtgtgtgtgtgtttgtcttgcATTCCTGCTGCTGAGGCGCTAACAGCTTTGGGGCAGTTAATAGAAAGTAGGCAGGTATGGAGATGCATGAACTGTCTTTCGCAGGGCTCATTTAAGTGTCTCCTTTAAGTGTCTCTCATCAAGTGTCCCTGGTGAGAAGGCACTATTTGTAtgacatgcccccctcccccccaatgaCAGATATCTGGTTTCTCACCGTGGAAACGGTCTCAGTTTCATTCACAAACTACCTGCTTTGAATAGCCAAACTGCCAACAGGAAACCGGGTCACATGATTGGCCACACAAGGAGGCGTGTCCCATGTGGGCCAGGGAGGGACTTTCCTGTCTGGAAAGCAAGCggcaggtggggggtgggggattacGCACGTAACTGGGCTCCAATGACGGGGATTAAGGGGCAGATTGCGGGCTTGTGGGAGGCGGGCGACGGCGCTGCATTGCACAGCGTGTGACTGTGGATTCCAGACACCAGAATGCAGAttaagcctccccccccccccccaccctcgacCCCCACTGGCATCTTGTGGCACACATGGCTGCGTCTGCACGGCCTCTATGCTGATCTACAGTGTGAGTCTTGGATTTAACGCACAGAGCCGGGTCGGTCTCTATGGCTACCTGGTCACACGTTTAATGGCATCCCATCAGCCCTGTGGGAAGGCGGTCACAGGCCCAGGAGAACCCTGGATTTGTTTCCATCAGCGTGTTGGTGTATCTTACTCTAGCCTCCAGGGCAGCGACTGTGTGTAGCCTCATGCTAGAGTAGTATTGGCAGCATGCTGGTCATTCAGCTCCATAATCTCCTCTGCCCTTACACTGGGGCTACTCTCTGGCTTTCTCTTTGACATCTTGCAGACCTGCCTCACACCTGCACATCACACCTGATGGCTGAATGCATAAATCAATCTGTCTGAGGGTCGTCAAACTAAAACAAAACTGTTAAAACATCTGAGGTAAAGAAATCATTCAGGGATCATGTCCCATCCGTGACCATCTAACAACAAAATCTATGTGAGGATTTCATCACCGGCAGACTATTGTTCTGTTTCCCTTAATTAACGATGTCATTAATCAAAGCCACCTTTCCCTCGTCCCAGGCCTTTACCGTCTTTGGGGCAGCCCGCGACACAAGGTGTATCTCTTCTCCCTTAATGCAAACACAAACGTCTGATTCCTCCAGGTTGGAGACCCAAGCCTGATGGAATCGGCCCCAGCTTCCATCATTTATTCATCACACCTTCGTCAGCCCTGTCATCTGCCTGCTGCGGTCACTGCATGGTTGACAGTGACGTTTATTGACTGTGATAGAGCAGAATCCAAAGCACAGGGAGCACGTGGCCGGGCCACTCACCCACACGCACGTATGCCGTACCTACGTACACGGGCACATGGCCTTTCTCTCCATCATCATGCTCACCGTCAACACTCTATCAGTAGGGTTCTGTGTCTTCAGTCTGTCACTCTGACGTTTCCATGGGTAATCTGAGGTTTTTTGTGCCCTTCTCACCAAACTTTCTGTTGTTATCAGGCAACCAGGCAAATGTTGCCTGGTCCACGTCTGTTTTTTGGGTGCTGAGCACACTACATGCAGGCTGTGAAGGACCAGGCGCAATCTCCaggaatcaggatgagctcaccccccccccccccaaaatctgAGCAACAAAAGTCATTTCAAAACATGCTTCCTGGTCGAGGTTCTCAAGCACAATTTTCAAACAGTTTCCTGTCTTACCTTCAGTATGGGAACAGGCTTGACTATCTGCCAAAGGATGACTGTCAGAAGGTTCCACCAAGAAGGTTCTCCAAGAGTCAGAAGGTTCTCAAAGCATGACGTGTGGACGTGTTGCTATGGCGCTTTTATGAACAAAATGCACATACTCTGTTGTTATcaactggtattgctaacaGTGGTTAACAGAGAACCTGGCCAGAACTGGGGGCTGTTTcagcaggatttcttgtttaACCAGATAACTTGTTGGCTTGAAGgttgtctgggctaaatgtaagtgaatgaggataaaagccatttaaactggggtaaattaaatctgacaagttatccggctaaatAAGAAATCAGGTCCCAGGTACTGCTAAATGGCTTTGCAACTTGCTGTGCTGGTTACTTGCTGTTAACTTGTGTGTGATGTCATTCCCATTTCAAAGTTTCGacctccgaggtaaatggaacACAGCGTTACAGTGGCCTCTCTATCGACTTCGTTGTAACATTGATCAGAGGGGAGGTCTTCAAAGCACACTGCTCAAAGTCACCCAACCAGCTCATGTGGAAAAATGACTGGAGGAAGTGCTCCCCGCAGAAATTAGGTCATCAGCTGGGCCTCCAGGATGGATCCAGGTGTGCGAGCACACATCGGCTTGGGACGTAGCAGCTGAATGCGTATTCCGGGGGGAGCTCAGCAGAGTTATCCTAACGTTATTATTTTGCTGCTTGTTAGCCGGAGTCAACCCGCTAAGCTAATTAGGGCCCATTGTCTGctgagccagccctgccacGTCAGGTTTGGGGGTGGGTTGGGGTGTCTGAATTTTCACCATTGCTGGGACCCCCCCCGCCACCATAGGCACAGGGTTTCTCAGTGGATCGCCTCAGCTATGGCCGAGTCCCTTCACCAGGGTTCGGTTGGCAAGCCACACACACCTCAACTGACACCCTGCTCGCACGTCACACGGCTGACACACTGAGCGAAGGAAGCTGATCGTTATTCAGTGTGATTGGCGTAGACGGGCCGGCTCTCCTCAGGAAGGTAGCAGCGTCTGCAGATATCAAAGTGATCATTGTGTGTTTGCGTCATGGACTGCCTTGCCTCTTCCTGGCCTGCATTTTCTTCTCATGAACATAATTTTTTAATTCAGGATTCAGGAGCAGAAGTGGCCTTGATTAGTAGATGGATATACTCACAGAATCAGAAAGTGACGCTGTCATGTTGTAGAATGGCTATGCTTGCACCGTACTCCCTTCCTCAGCTTCAGTGGGCAGGGCTAGAATGAAGCAGAACCCTCCTCTATAGCCTCACGATAGCAGGAAGCCACGTGTCCCGCTGTAAAGACGATCTAATGCTTTGGCGTCTTGGCGACGCCCCCTATATGCAGTACCACATTACTGCATCAATGCTTGGTTCAACCTGGGACTTATATGGGGCTGTAAGACGCtcctcaacttacgaactttcagacatacgaatgaagaggactttaagtccaaattgtgttcatcgggctcccgtttcctgtccgcaacatcaatttctTTTTTCTGAGCGCCAGTTCCgcctagtatgacttctggccgctattcccgccgcgcagcggcgtagcgtgcgtactcccagcggcgtagcgtgcgtactcccagcggcgtagcgtgcgtactcacaGCATCCTACTTCTTTGTACTttcgtatacccttaaaatgatgttgaataacgacttacgaacatttcaagttacgaacggccatttGGAACGTaactcgttcgtaagtagaggagcgtctgtatttgcAACCTCTGCTGTTCCCTAGCAGCAGGGAGTGAGGCTGAAATCACTCATTTCTACGGAGTCTGGGGCTAAAATGGAAGCCGAGGCCTGCTTGCTGTACATCACACTGAGGAACCCAAAGAGCGAAGCCTGAGGAACCACAGacaggaggagagaaaacagtgaAGGGTCCAAAGCAAGGAACCTCAAACTGGGGGCCACAGAGGGGCCTGGTGTGCATGTCGAGGCCTCCAATGAAATGGGCCAAGTGATACAATGGGGGCCCCAAGAGTACATTTACCATGTTATTTACAGCTTATCACCCTGTATCCCCAGATAGTAGATCAGGAGACAGGCAGAATGTTCTCTGAGGTGATTTGTCATATTTGATGAGCTAATTAAAGGTAAATGTCACACACGGTCTCCAGAGAGTTAGGACAAGCGGGGTGAGATGTCAGGGGCTGAACAGTACTAGTGGCCAACAGTGGTCTCTCTTTCTGCTGATAGCTTTGCATCGTACagcgcttttccactggcattcaGGTGCCGACCCGTACCCGAGCTCTACTGCGAAGACAGATTAGATACAGGACAGTTCCAGCTcgcttcggttttccactgcagaagggtcagcTCAGTAAAGGCTTTGCTGGGTTTGGAGAGTGATAGTGATGTAAAGCCGAAGAGAAGATTATTtagtgtacatcatgatttgcagtgtgctaatttccactagcaAGTCTGTGAGAATCAAACGCTAGCAGAATTAGCTTTAGCTTGCGTGAATTTGCATTATGAATCCTTTCCAttcagctgttctatagtaTTTATTAAGTAGGATGTTGAAATTTTCATGTTCAGAGTTATCaggaatgcatcaatacattGCAATGTGTGATACTACTAAAATGAATGATATACAGAATATGTgctttttccttcagataataaAGGCACATTGAAACAGATGAGAGGTATATCCCTGGATTTTGATTATTCATATGTGGCGAGTCAACCAGCTTGGTCTGGTCCCACTTTCAGCCCTGATAGTAAGCAGGACCGTGTCGGCGTGGGTACAGTGTGGATACCTTTCGGAACATCTACAATGGAAAATGTCAGATTGCAGTATGGtttggttcttggtggcagtggaataGTGTCACAAGTTGCCACACTTCCTGTTGACACTCGTTGACTCACTAGGTCACCCACAGGCACGGGCTGGACTCGCAGCAATTGTATCACCTTGACCTGGCCAAAGTGTCACCTAAGTGCCAGTCAGCGGAAGTCAGATGTGCTAACCCTCCTCCACTTCTTGTTTTTACTCCTGCTGGGATTTTCCACGGTGTCTCACTGACAGGGAGGATCACGCCACGGGGAAATTAGGCCTTTGCTTTGCGACAAAGGGAAAAATAAACGTGCTGAGTGAATTTAGACACATGGAAGGTAGGACACGGGGTAATATGGGTTACGGGGGAGTGTTTGGGGATGTGTTTTTGGGGAGATCTCTGGGATGTGGCTAAGCAGagctgtgtgtgggggtgtgactgtgtgtgtagaCTTACAGAGCCTAGCACCCCCCGGCTTCCTCAGAAAGACAGTTATCACCTTCAAGGCTGTTGGGTGAACTTGACAAATGTGTCGCCAAAGTTATCAACATTTGAGGACATGTGGTCA contains these protein-coding regions:
- the dusp4 gene encoding dual specificity protein phosphatase 4 isoform X1, coding for MVTMSGLCEMDCNVLKRLLKEDSGKCLLLDCRSFLAFSAGHIRGAVNIRCNTIVRRRAKGSVSLDQILSGDEEVKMRLQSGLYSAVILYDERTPDADNVKDGSTVTLVLNALYRDTFGTEIYLLKGGYDRFFSEYPEFCLKTKILSSSSFQSDGEPSCSSCGTPHHDQGGPVEILPFLFLGSAYHASKKDMLDGMGISALLNVSSSCPNHFEGVYTYKCIPVEDNHKADISSWFIEAIDYIDSVKASNGRVLVHCQAGISRSATICLAYLMKRKQVRLEEAFEFVRQRRSVISPNFSFMGQLLQFESQVLATSCSVEAATPPPFTRTQGGGPHHLCHFLLLLHHTHLPLRLQLPRLCGDAWAAQRPVLSAEPHHHLTQLLRPPPSPPPPLRD
- the dusp4 gene encoding dual specificity protein phosphatase 4 isoform X2, with amino-acid sequence MVTMSGLCEMDCNVLKRLLKEDSGKCLLLDCRSFLAFSAGHIRGAVNIRCNTIVRRRAKGSVSLDQILSGDEEVKMRLQSGLYSAVILYDERTPDADNVKDGSTVTLVLNALYRDTFGTEIYLLKGGYDRFFSEYPEFCLKTKILSSSSFQSDGEPSCSSCGTPHHDQGGPVEILPFLFLGSAYHASKKDMLDGMGISALLNVSSSCPNHFEGVYTYKCIPVEDNHKADISSWFIEAIDYIDSVKASNGRVLVHCQAGISRSATICLAYLMKRKQVRLEEAFEFVRQRRSVISPNFSFMGQLLQFESQVLATSCSVEAATPPPFTRTQGGGPTTPTSPFVFSFPVSVVTHGQPNGLSYLQSPITTSPSC